One genomic region from Epinephelus fuscoguttatus linkage group LG8, E.fuscoguttatus.final_Chr_v1 encodes:
- the LOC125893271 gene encoding protein FAM83A: protein MDESSVSVLWYRTSKPLGKVRRRVQDLRIPSSSFSDCKTNRPALDLSHNESARLAVDTLLSGGLEEYHKVLKAEGEVDFLSDQEKIYILENGTDGKTAELGASDDDDDDDDIDLENSCAGSQTATQCPTVSTDSDPTVAGVKWNDPVLDEPSAVVYYQSGSRAAGMKDLVREFIRKARMALAIVMDSFTDVELLCDLLEASRKRNVSVYLLLDHLNLKLFVSMWQDLQLIGTNFPKLSVSSVQGQTYCTKTGRKLTGQIAESFIITDWTEVLTGSYSFSWLSWQVHRSFAVLIKGSPVIPFHQEFLRLYSSSKPVPGFVTFITVPHTLPLYTTSCAAQNANTDASESKSSPTTMCHTDQNGDAQNTQTKAKMPVLSSPQSAEIYPSVDNSYPLYRAGNGTQIHEKPQMLHPKPPVQAETLQSVSVGKPKHTVGAVCIQHGAQTGVKPLEKNQNQTQSHSNPLSETQVSNVQSQLKSLTITTPADKKKRVQESNPLHTAPHTNRQHRSVSYQSAFKKNHEHHIVGSEGIFFRQRNRDRLKEPLGIAAGLNTQRRQWNYLFNFKPQVDFLADKPKVLPPPTLQQKQAKTGLQFRLTQRGGCTSGQQTKLSTLGPRRQDQPQRNHQPSFPSHRATESPRSKSASAATRAHFKLQLQPDSKLFLPSTHLQPHTSQQARPPPKLNWMTQSRAERPRPVARHNSFDATYGTGQMLGGQVGRRPLHSSMNTPLRRSKSMNDRHSTRLNPNITKT from the exons ATGGATGAGAGCAGTGTTTCGGTGCTGTGGTACAGGACATCAAAACCCCTAGGGAAGGTGAGGCGAAGGGTTCAAGACCTCcgcatcccctcctcctctttcagtgACTGTAAAACCAACAGACCTGCGTTGGACCTGAGCCACAATGAGAGCGCTCGACTGGCAGTGGACACTCTGCTCAGCGGGGGCTTAGAGGAATACCACAAGGTGCTGAAGGCGGAGGGAGAAGTGGACTTTCTGTCAGATCAGGAGAAGATTTACATCCTGGAAAATGGGACCGATGGCAAGACAG CAGAACTTGGTgcatctgatgatgatgatgatgatgatgacatagACTTGGAGAACTCGTGCGCTGGCTCCCAGACTGCCACACAATGTCCCACAGTGTCCACAGACAGTGATCCTACTGTGGCAG GTGTGAAGTGGAATGATCCTGTCCTGGATGAGCCCTCCGCTGTGGTTTATTACCAGTCTGGCAGCAGAGCAGCCGGCATGAAAGACCTGGTCAGGGAGTTCATCAGAAAGGCTAGAATG GCCCTGGCCATAGTGATGGACAGCTTCACTGACGTAGAGCTGCTGTGTGACCTTCTGGAGGCGAGCAGGAAGAGGAATgtgtctgtttatctgctgctgGATCATCTCAACCTGAAACTGTTCGTTAGCATGTGGCAGGACCTCCAACTCATCGGCACAAACTTCCCT AAACTTTCAGTAAGCAGCGTCCAAGGACAGACATACTGTACCAAGACGGGCAGGAAGCTGACCGGTCAGATTGCAGAGAGTTTTATCATCACTGACTGGACTGAGGTGCTGACTGGCTcatacag TTTCTCCTGGCTGTCCTGGCAGGTCCATCGTAGTTTTGCTGTTCTTATAAAGGGCAGCCCGGTCATACCTTTCCATCAGGAATTCCTCAGGCTGTACTCCAGCTCCAAACCAGTCCCTGGCTTTGTCACTTTTATCACTGTGCCTCACACTCTCCCTCTTTACACCACATCATGTGCAGCTCAAAATGCTAACACCGATGCCAGTGAATCAAAATCAAGCCCAACAACAATGTGCCACACGGATCAGAATGGAGATGCTCAGAATACTCAGACCAAAGCAAAAATGCCGGTTTTATCCAGTCCACAAAGTGCAGAAATCTACCCAAGTGTGGATAATTCCTACCCTCTATACAGAGCAGGcaatggtacacaaatacatgaAAAACCTCAAATGTTGCACCCAAAACCTCCTGTTCAAGCAGAAACACTGCAGAGTGTATCTGTGGGAAAGCCAAAACATACAGTGGGAGCTGTCTGCATACAGCATGGTGCACAAACTGGTGTGAAACCTCTGGAGAAGAAtcaaaaccagacacagagTCACTCAAACCCtctcagtgagactcaagtctCAAACGTTCAGTCTCAGCTCAAAAGCCTTACTATCACCACTCCAGCTGATAAGAAAAAGAGGGTTCAAGAATCAAACCCTTTGCACACTGCTCcccacacaaacagacagcacAGGAGTGTCAGCTATCAATCAGCTTTCAAGAAAAATCATGAGCACCACATTGTAGGTTCTGAAGGTATTTTCTTTCGACAGAGGAACAGGGACAGACTCAAAGAGCCTCTGGGGATTGCTGCAGgtctaaacacacaaagacgaCAATGGAACTACCTTTTTAACTTTAAACCACAGGTGGACTTTCTAGCTGATAAACCCAAAGTCCTGCCTCCTCCCacattacagcagaaacaagcaAAGACAGGCCTGCAGTTCCGTTTAACCCAACGAGGAGGATGCACATCTGGGCAACAAACTAAATTGTCCACTTTAGGACCCAGGAGGCAGGATCAGCCCCAGAGGAACCACCAACCTTCGTTCCCGTCTCACAGAGCCACAGAGTCTCCAAGGTCAAAGTCAGCATCAGCAGCCACAAGAGCTCATTTTAAACTTCAGCTGCAGCCCGACTCCAAGCTGTTCTTACCAAGTACACATCTACAGCCCCACACCTCCCAGCAGGCGAGGCCCCCTCCAAAACTAAATTGGATGACCCAGAGTCGTGCTGAAAGACCCAGACCTGTGGCTCGCCACAACTCCTTCGACGCCACCTACGGGACGGGACAGATGTTGGGCGGACAGGTGGGCAGGAGGCCATTGCACAGCAGCATGAATACACCACTAAGAAGGAGCAAGAGCATGAATGACAGACACTCAACACGCCTGAATCCAAACATAACTAAGACCTGA